A single genomic interval of Macadamia integrifolia cultivar HAES 741 chromosome 6, SCU_Mint_v3, whole genome shotgun sequence harbors:
- the LOC122080943 gene encoding receptor-like protein kinase, translating into MESVIKFFYLFISVIVCTCICDASALSSDGEALLSLLNNLSVPPLINSSWKSSDSTPCYWKGIECDLRHNVISLNLSNLGISGTLGPEIGHLRYLRTIDFSLNNLSGSLPAELESCRFLKYLELSSNVFTGEIPGSWEILRNIWYFSLFENSLSGEIPKFLFQLPNLETVYLSNNRFNGSIPSNVGNATQLVFLWLNNNELSGTIPPSIGNCTKLEDLYLNDNQLTGVLPDNLNNLENLVNLYVETNSLSGKIPLGLGHCKRLNVLVLSYNKFIGEIPSGLGNCSGLTTFAAVGIGLTGHIPSSIGLLTELTHLYLSENLLSGKIPPELGNCKSLEELILKENQLKGEIPRELGMLKSLKQLHLYTNHLTGEIPTSIWKIPTLEVFHVYNNNLSGELPLEMIELRNLKNISLYNNKFSGVIPSALGINSSLLQLDFTNNLFSGEIPPNLCFGKQLLILNLGLNLLHGSIPADVGSCPTLTRLILKENNFGGSLPHFIENPDLLFMDISGNNINGTIPSSLGNCKNLASIDLSRNKLTGSIPHDLGNLVGLGRLNLSYNHLQGPFPPGITNCVKLYYLNVGSNSLNGSIPQNMRNLKELTNLILGENWFTGGIPDFLPEFDKLQELQIGGNMLSGNIPSSIGELQSLNIALNLSGNGLTGEIPSEMGKLTMLQRLDSSYNNLTGSLAILNQLQSLIEVNVSYNLFTGPIPGTLMNLLSSSPSSFLGNSGLCVDCNLISAESCDHNILSPCQQHQSSDYKKGLSKLKIAMIALGSSLFCVLMVLLLSYLLWWYKRESLDIKISACEGPPLLLNQVMEATDNLNERFIIGRGAHGTVYKASLGLEKLYAVKKFTFAGQKGARASMIREIQTIGKIKHRNLVKFEEFWLREKYGLILYKYLENRSLHDVLHELNPAPVLGWDIRYRIALGTAHGLAYLHDDCNPPIVHRDIKPSNILLDSDMEAHISDFGIAKFMNDSSTSNLSATVAGTIGYFAPEITYAMGKGKEVDVYSYGVVLLELVTRKKVVDTSLPEGIDLVSWVRSTWINTKSINGIVDPSLMEEIMDSIVMDEVIDVLLVSLKCTAKQPSDRPLIKDVVKQLIGAKAKGPDKFKHCNSQIQL; encoded by the exons ATGGAATCAGTTATCAAGTTTTTCTACTTGTTCATCTCTGTTATTGTTTGTACTTGTATCTGTGATGCCTCTGCTTTGAGTTCCGATGGTGAAGCTCTGCTTTCTCTGCTCAATAACCTATCAGTCCCTCCCTTGATCAATTCAAGCTGGAAATCATCGGACTCCACTCCCTGTTACTGGAAAGGAATAGAATGTGACCTCAGGCACAATGTGATCTCGTTGAACTTGTCAAATCTGGGGATTTCTGGTACGTTGGGACCTGAGATTGGCCATCTTAGGTACCTAAGGACCATTGATTTTAGCCTCAACAATCTCTCGGGTTCACTACCAGCAGAATTAGAGAGTTGCAGATTTCTCAAATATTTGGAACTTTCGTCAAATGTATTCACTGGTGAGATACCAGGAAGctgggaaattttgaggaatatatggtatttctccctttttgagAATTCCCTGAGTGGAGAGATACCTAAATTCTTGTTCCAACTTCCAAATTTGGAAACTGTGTACCTTTCCAACAATAGGTTCAATGGTTCAATCCCATCAAATGTAGGAAATGCAACTCAGCTTGTTTTCCTGTGGTTAAATAATAATGAGTTATCAGGAACTATACCACCCTCTATTGGGAATTGCACTAAACTGGAAGATCTTTATCTGAATGATAACCAATTGACTGGAGTTTTGCCTGACAATCTGAACAACCTTGAAAACCTTGTAAATTTGTATGTTGAAACAAACAGTCTAAGTGGTAAGATTCCTTTGGGTTTGGGTCATTGCAAGAGATTGAATGTGTTGGTTTTATCTTACAACAAGTTTATCGGAGAAATCCCTTCAGGCTTGGGCAACTGTAGTGGCTTAACAACCTTTGCTGCTGTTGGTATTGGTTTAACGGGGCATATTCCATCTTCCATTGGTTTATTAACTGAGCTTACACATCTATACCTTTCTGAAAACCTTTTGTCGGGGAAAATACCGCCTGAGCTTGGGAACTGTAAATCCCTGGAAGAGTTAATCTTGAAGGAAAACCAGCTCAAAGGAGAAATTCCGAGAGAACTGGGGATGTTGAAAAGCTTAAAGCAACTCCATTTGTACACCAACCATTTAACTGGGGAGATTCCTACAAGCATTTGGAAGATTCCAACCCTTGAGGTTTTCCATGTTTATAACAACAACTTGTCCGGGGAATTGCCTTTGGAGATGATTGAGCTACGAAACTTGAAAAACATTTCACTGTACAACAACAAGTTTTCTGGAGTCATACCCTCAGCCTTGGGGATAAACAGTAGCTTATTGCAGTTGGATTTCACTAACAATTTGTTTTCTGGTGAAATCCCACCAAACCTTTGCTTTGGGAAACAATTGCTTATCTTGAACTTGGGTCTCAATCTACTACATGGGAGCATACCTGCCGATGTTGGAAGCTGTCCAACCTTGACAAGGTTGATTCTCAAAGAAAACAATTTTGGTGGCTCTCTTCCACATTTCATTGAAAACCCAGACCTCTTATTCATGGATATCAGTGGAAATAATATAAATGGGACAATTCCTTCAAGCTTGGGGAATTGTAAAAATCTTGCATCAATTGACTTGTCTCGGAATAAGTTGACAGGGTCTATACCACATGACCTTGGAAACCTTGTGGGTTTGGGGCGTTTGAATCTCTCCTATAACCATTTGCAAGGTCCCTTTCCTCCGGGTATCACAAACTGTGTTAAGCTGTATTATCTGAATGTGGGTTCCAACTCATTGAATGGTTCAATTCCCCAAAATATGAGGAACTTAAAAGAATTAACAAATTTGATTTTGGGAGAAAATTGGTTTACTGGGGGAATTCCAGATTTCTTGCCAGAATTTGATAAACTTCAAGAGCTGCAAATTGGGGGAAATATGTTGAGCGgaaatattccttcatcaattGGAGAATTACAGAGTCTGAACATTGCTTTGAATCTCAGTGGTAATGGATTGACTGGGGAAATTCCATCAGAGATGGGGAAGTTGACTATGCTCCAAAGATTAGATAGTTCTTACAACAATCTGACAGGAAGTTTAGCCATACTTAATCAATTACAGTCACTAATTGAGGTGAATGTCTCATATAATCTCTTCACTGGTCCAATACCAGGTACATTGATGAATTTGTTgagttcttctccatcttcattCTTGGGGAATTCTGGCCTTTGTGTTGATTGTAATCTGATTAGTGCTGAATCTTGTGACCATAACATTTTAAGTCCATGTCAACAACATCAGTCAAGTGATTATAAGAAAGGCCTCAGTAAGCTAAAGATTGCAATGATAGCTCTTGGATCATCATTGTTTTGTGTTCTGATGGTTCTCTTGTTGAGCTATTTGCTTTGGTGGTACAAAAGAGAATCACTTGACATTAAAATCTCTGCCTGTGAAGGTCCACCTTTGTTACTGAACCAGGTGATGGAGGCTACAGACAATCTGAATGAGAGATTCATTATTGGAAGAGGAGCTCATGGGACTGTCTACAAGGCATCTTTGGGTCTGGAGAAGCTGTATGCCGTGAAGAAGTTCACATTTGCAGGACAGAAAGGGGCACGTGCAAGCATGATCAGAGAAATCCAGACCATTGGGAAAATCAAGCACCGGAATCTTGTGAAATTTGAAGAGTTCTGGTTAAGAGAGAAGTATGGATTGATCTTGTACAAGTACTTGGAGAACAGAAGCCTCCATGATGTATTACATGAGCTCAACCCGGCTCCAGTCCTTGGGTGGGACATCCGTTATAGAATAGCACTGGGAACAGCCCATGGATTGGCTTATCTCCATGACGACTGTAATCCTCCTATTGTGCACAGAGATATCAAACCGAGCAACATACTTTTGGACTCAGATATGGAGGCTCATATCTCTGATTTTGGCATTGCCAAGTTCATGAATGACTCTTCCACTTCAAATCTGTCAGCCACAGTTGCGGGCACCATTGGATATTTTGCACCAG AGATTACATATGCAATGGGAAAGGGCAAAGAAGTAGATGTGTACTCCTATGGGGTTGTCTTGCTTGAGTTGGTAACCCGGAAAAAGGTTGTGGATACTTCATTACCAGAAGGCATAGACTTGGTGAGTTGGGTACGCTCAACCTGGATCAACACTAAATCCATCAATGGAATTGTGGATCCTAGCCTAATGGAAGAAATTATGGATTCAATTGTCATGGACGAAGTAATTGATGTACTATTGGTTAGTTTAAAATGTACAGCAAAGCAGCCAAGTGATAGACCGCTGATTAAAGATGTTGTGAAACAACTAATTGGTGCAAAAGCTAAAGGTCCGGATAAGTTCAAACACTGTAATTCACAAATCCAACTATAA